Part of the Candidatus Deferrimicrobium sp. genome, TCCACAGGGAAGGCTGGCAGGCCGAAGGAGAACAGGAGCAGGATGTTCGCCGTCTTCACCCCCACCCCGTGAAAAGAGGTGAGGTATGCCCTCGCCTCGGAAAGCGGCATCTCCCGCAGGAAGTCGAGGGAGTAGCCGCCCTGCTCCTTCCTGATCCGCGCCAGCGCGCCGAGGATCGACTTCGCCTTCGCCCTGGCGAGACCACCCACCCGGATCGCCTCCTCGACTTCCGACGGTCGCGCGGCGGCAAGCGCGGTGATCGTGGGAAACCGTTGCATCAGGCGATCGTACGCGCGGTCGCGGTTGGAGTCGGTGGTGTTCTGCGAGAGGATCGTCAGTACGAGGTTGCGGACCGGTTCGGTCTCATGGGCGCAGAGTTTGGGCCGGCCGAATCGTTCGGCGAGCAGGCCTGAGACAACGCGAAGACGCGCGGAAAGCCCGCGGGCCGCCCCCGCCATCAGGCGTTCCCCTCCCTCGGAAGACGCAGGGAGGCCTGCAGCCCCTCCGGCGTAAGGCGCACCGCGGGCTGGAGCTCCCAGTACTCGATCAGTCCCTTCGATCGCAGCCCGGACACCGCCTCGGAGATCTCCCACGGCTCGAGCCCGGCCTCCTCGTCCAGCCCTTTCAGGCCCGGCGTGGCGCCGGGACCGAACTCGCGGTAGAACAGCAGCAGGCAACGGAGCAGTTTCCGCTCGCTGCAGGAGAGGGAAGGATCGCTCACGGGTTCCCCCGGGGCACCGGGGGTGGCGGCCCCCCGGATTTTGCCTTGAGATCGCCGATCTCGGCCTCGAGTTCCCGGATCCGTCGTGCCGCGGCGCCGGCCTCCGACCTACGGCGAAAAAACCCGGGAAGCCCGGCAAGCCCCGCCGAGACCACCCCGGCGGCGAAGGCGGCCACGACCACCACCAGAAGTGACGTGTAGCCCGAAACGGTCAGGAACCGGACGACGATGATGCCGGGATTTTGCACGGCGAACGCCGCGACAAGCGCCAACAGGATCACGAGGACGAGGAGCGTCGCCTTCATTTCCCTTCCTCCTTCATGGACTTTAAGGAAGCAGAATCTTCCCGTCCCGCTCGGGGCTGTGCAGATCGGAGATCATCCCCCGGATCCGCTCGCACTCGAGGGGACCCGGGCACGCGATTTCACACGGGTCGATGTGGGTCACCACGTGGGCGTTCCCCAGCATCTCCCGGATCTCCATCTCGAGGTGGTCCGCCACACGGTGGGCCTCTTCCAGCGAATACTCGCGGCATACCACCACGTGGAAATCGACCTGCATCTCCGAGCCGGAGCGGCGCGTCCGCAGATCGTGCCAATCCACAACCATCGGCCGGTGCGCCTCGATGACCGCCGTGACCCGCGCCACGGTCTCCGCCGGGAGCTGGTGGTCCATCAGGTCTTCCACCGCTCCTTTCAGCAGCGGTACGGCGGCGGAGAAAATGTAGACGCCCACCACCAGCGCGATTCCCGGGTCCAGCCATCTCCATCCCGTGACCCTGAAGAGTACGAGGGAGAAGAGGATCCCGCTCCCGGAATAGACGTCCGTCCGGAAGTGGAGCGCGTCGGCGGCAAGGGCCGAAGATCCCGAGGTCTCCCCTCCCTTCCGGATCCGGGTGGAAATGAACCATGAAGCGACCACGGAGAAGATCATCACGAGGATGCCCACGTCGAGGCCGATCCCGCCGGGGGCCGCACCGATACGCAGGCGGCGAACCGCCTCCCAAACCACTCCCGCCCCGGTGAGCGCGATCACCCCCCCCTGGAAGAAGGTGGCCAGCGTCTCCACTTTTCCGTGCCCGTACGGGTGGCTCTCGTCCGCCGGGTCCATCGCCTTCCGGATCGACAGGAGGTTGACCGTCGACATGAAGATGTCCGCCACGTTGTCGAGAGCCGA contains:
- a CDS encoding endonuclease III; this encodes MAGAARGLSARLRVVSGLLAERFGRPKLCAHETEPVRNLVLTILSQNTTDSNRDRAYDRLMQRFPTITALAAARPSEVEEAIRVGGLARAKAKSILGALARIRKEQGGYSLDFLREMPLSEARAYLTSFHGVGVKTANILLLFSFGLPAFPVDTHVLRVTKRLGLVPRASTLAKAALSLEPHVGTGEHGPLHLNLIRLGREVCRPRNPLCAECPLLTVCPEGRRNMKGKGRRPTPGPTTLPGVPRRRKNRGHP
- a CDS encoding lipopolysaccharide assembly protein LapA domain-containing protein translates to MKATLLVLVILLALVAAFAVQNPGIIVVRFLTVSGYTSLLVVVVAAFAAGVVSAGLAGLPGFFRRRSEAGAAARRIRELEAEIGDLKAKSGGPPPPVPRGNP
- a CDS encoding cation diffusion facilitator family transporter, with the translated sequence MPETTAGTPENRRLRLRTARFSLGSAVTLCLLKFVVGIVSGSLGVLASALDNVADIFMSTVNLLSIRKAMDPADESHPYGHGKVETLATFFQGGVIALTGAGVVWEAVRRLRIGAAPGGIGLDVGILVMIFSVVASWFISTRIRKGGETSGSSALAADALHFRTDVYSGSGILFSLVLFRVTGWRWLDPGIALVVGVYIFSAAVPLLKGAVEDLMDHQLPAETVARVTAVIEAHRPMVVDWHDLRTRRSGSEMQVDFHVVVCREYSLEEAHRVADHLEMEIREMLGNAHVVTHIDPCEIACPGPLECERIRGMISDLHSPERDGKILLP